One genomic region from Cyanobium usitatum str. Tous encodes:
- a CDS encoding HEAT repeat domain-containing protein: MSFTAASTLTSEDSILASSSNSYDNIHPGLSHHDALAILEQSLDSLDSASDYYMAAAHLVNFPGDKTEQALLRLIDNSSGEQAVNLARRKAVEVLGRLGVQRAIPSIGRCLRSNDHYLVENAAWALLQLNCQDVEFHEAMCLLLNDPSQSRRVLIQALAGLEVHAALPVLQSLQDEANPGVRGAALAGVAQLSGDSSRLKELEDHLTLPNQMDRQSAIQDLIDCRASYLLPSILKAPVSPVFRMRALRTLWPGQNKAHAGLDLLTCLDSLMWDQPEDLVLAHCYDTEPTILFLFDEFFGTDFSRCYLALSTLKHRPVEELWPIFWKRWQEDAYNDYGAHYFFIQLLGSVDIWPAAATPVIEALLLEAMNSKRPQFAKSRAAACLALNKHFPDIWRKSVRQLLASDFTPSWELRYAALIGLDSIDVRNNHEIFQLLQNALAVQDPDIFVDCRRQLLISENRV; the protein is encoded by the coding sequence TTGAGCTTCACAGCCGCATCCACTTTGACTTCCGAGGACAGTATTTTGGCAAGCTCCAGCAACAGTTACGACAATATCCATCCCGGGCTCAGCCACCATGATGCGCTAGCGATTCTTGAGCAATCTCTTGACTCGCTTGATTCTGCCAGCGACTACTACATGGCGGCCGCCCATCTCGTTAACTTCCCCGGCGATAAGACGGAGCAAGCTTTATTGCGGCTTATTGATAATTCTTCTGGCGAACAGGCGGTTAACCTTGCGCGCCGCAAAGCGGTCGAAGTTTTGGGCCGGCTTGGGGTTCAACGGGCCATCCCCAGCATTGGGCGTTGCCTTAGGAGCAACGATCACTACCTCGTTGAAAATGCCGCCTGGGCCCTTCTTCAGCTCAATTGCCAGGATGTTGAATTCCATGAGGCGATGTGCCTGCTACTCAATGATCCAAGCCAGAGCCGCAGGGTTCTCATCCAGGCTCTTGCCGGGTTAGAGGTGCATGCGGCCTTGCCCGTACTTCAATCGCTTCAAGATGAAGCGAATCCAGGGGTTCGCGGTGCTGCCTTAGCTGGGGTTGCACAGCTTAGTGGCGATAGTAGTCGCCTTAAAGAGTTGGAAGACCACCTGACCCTGCCGAACCAAATGGACCGGCAGTCGGCGATTCAGGATTTAATTGACTGTCGGGCTTCATATCTATTGCCCTCGATCCTCAAGGCGCCCGTGTCCCCTGTGTTCAGGATGCGAGCTCTGCGGACACTCTGGCCTGGCCAAAACAAAGCACACGCAGGCCTTGACCTGCTTACTTGTTTAGATTCGCTGATGTGGGATCAGCCAGAAGATTTGGTCTTGGCGCACTGCTACGACACTGAACCCACCATATTATTTTTATTTGATGAGTTTTTTGGCACTGACTTTAGCCGTTGCTACTTAGCATTGTCCACATTGAAGCATCGGCCAGTAGAGGAGCTTTGGCCTATTTTCTGGAAGCGATGGCAGGAGGATGCTTATAATGATTATGGTGCTCACTATTTCTTCATTCAGCTTCTTGGCAGTGTGGACATCTGGCCTGCCGCTGCCACTCCTGTCATTGAGGCATTGCTGCTGGAAGCCATGAACAGCAAGCGCCCGCAATTTGCTAAGTCAAGAGCGGCTGCTTGCTTAGCTTTGAATAAACATTTTCCTGATATATGGCGCAAAAGTGTGCGGCAGCTTTTGGCCTCCGATTTCACACCAAGCTGGGAGCTACGTTATGCCGCATTAATTGGGCTTGATTCAATTGATGTTAGGAATAACCATGAAATATTTCAGCTCTTGCAGAACGCTTTGGCTGTGCAGGATCCCGATATTTTTGTGGATTGTAGGCGTCAATTGCTTATTTCCGAAAACCGGGTTTGA
- a CDS encoding DUF2656 family protein → MTRFLLSHNLQVVSDNLKGLNSADLAAGLVVHLSTDVQVQAVSHPHWLVQVEADLLPIDLANALLLAWRQLRCSAGATDHDCQLLALGGRKDDQGAPGALLQQSDWGVDVVETLNSAAFLQSINWELLKQGRAPDGVFELQG, encoded by the coding sequence ATGACACGCTTTTTGCTCTCCCACAACCTTCAGGTGGTTTCCGACAACCTGAAGGGCCTGAATTCGGCCGATCTGGCAGCTGGCCTCGTTGTACACCTGTCCACCGATGTCCAGGTTCAGGCAGTCAGCCACCCTCACTGGTTGGTTCAGGTGGAAGCCGATCTGCTGCCCATCGATTTGGCCAATGCCTTACTCCTGGCTTGGCGACAGCTTCGCTGCTCTGCAGGGGCCACTGATCATGATTGCCAGCTGTTGGCCTTGGGTGGGCGCAAGGACGACCAGGGCGCCCCTGGAGCGTTGCTGCAGCAGAGTGACTGGGGGGTCGATGTGGTGGAGACTCTGAACAGCGCAGCTTTCCTTCAGTCGATCAACTGGGAACTGCTTAAGCAGGGGCGTGCTCCTGATGGTGTGTTCGAGCTTCAAGGCTGA